The stretch of DNA TGAAGGACGGCGAGGTGAAGGTCAGCTTGTCGCCTTCACGATCTTGGGTGCCAACACCAAGGGCACGAGCGTTGGAGTCGGAAACGTCGAAGCCTTCGTTGTTGGTGATCGGGTCCTGGATCCAGTCGTCGATCAGCGGATCGTAGGAGCCGAGGCGGACGTCACCGAAGTTGCCCTTCAGGCCAACATAGGCCTGGTCGCCGGAATCGCGACCGGCGATCTTCATCTCATCGGCCTTGAAGTCGTCGAACTCGAGCTTCAGGTAGCCGGTCAGGCCGGAGTTGATCACGTGCTCGGCGGCGAAGCCGAAGGTGGAACCGTTGTCCTGAAGCTGGTCGGTGCTCTCGTCACCGCCGTCGGTGTTGTAGTAGGCAATCTGGACGTTGCCGTACAGGTCCAGCTTGGTGCCGTCCTGGTTGTAGACGGTGGCGGCCTGGGCGCCGGAAGCGGCCAGGGCACCGGCGATAGCAGTCGCTAACAGTGTCTTTTTCATTGCGATAGTTCCTTATTGACTAGCTTGCTGTTTCGATCGTGGCTGCCCGTTCTTTATGAGCGGGTCAGCGGCTTGGCCGGTCTTGGTGCCGGTTCTCGTGCCTGCGGGCTCCCTCCCGGGAGGTGGCAGGACGCGAGCCAGACCTCGGCAAAGCCTTGTTATAGTCCAATGCTCGCAAGAGGAACTCTATACCGGGGATTCGGGGAACGCAACAAGAAAAAAACACTGTTTTCCTTCCCTGCGAACACCGTTCTCCGACGTCTCCTCCTGCCCTTGCGATTCGGGCGCCGTCCCGGCGAGCCCGGCACCCCATCCGGCCCGCCACGGCGGCATGTCGGCCAGATGGGGCGCCCGGTGCGATGAGCAGGAACATCATGCCCGGCGAATATGGCGAAGACAAGTCAGGGAGATCAACGCTGGTTGTGCTTGGCAAGCAGGGCGGAGAGCTTCTCGTCCAGGGTGGCGGGCCCCCGGCGTTCCGGGGCACCGGGCGAGGGGCTGGCGGGGTTCGGCGAGGCCGACGAGGAGGCACGCTGACGGTCCGGGGTCTCGGCGCCGGACGGTGGCTCACCGGACGACGGCCCTTGGCCACCGGGCCCGCCCTGCCCGTCGGCGCCCCGATGGCCCGGCGCGGCCTCTCGCCCCTTGGCTCCCCCCTTGGCGCGGGGTCGGGCAGAACGGCCGGGGTTGCGACGATCGGCCTGCAGGCGTTCGAGCTTGCGGTGGGCATGCTCGGCGGCGGCGGCGTCCACCTGGCCCGCCGGCTCGCCGGCGAGGTCAAGGCGCCAGGCCCCCTCGCGTACCGACTTGAGGTAGCGCGGCAGGTTGACGTAGCAGGCCAGCGCCCGGCGCACGAGCTTCTCGGGCCAGGGCTCGCGGGCGCTCAGCTCCTCGTGGATGCCGACCTTGAGCGGCCGGGTATGGCCCTTGAAGAAGGTGGACGAATAGCGCCGGTACCACTGGTCCAGCAGGGCCTGGGGAGACGGTGCCTCACCGATGTCGAGTTCAGGGGTCGTGCCCGCTCCAGTCACTTCAGAGCGAACTTCGGTGGAGGCTTCGACCGGAGGGTCGGCAGGGACGGCAGGGACGGCGGCCGGCTCGGTGGGCGTGACGGAGACGCCCTCCTCCGGGTCGGCCGGCGCGTCAGCGACCTCGCCGGCCTGCTTCCGCGGGCGATGGCCGATCAGGGCGGAGAGCCCCTGGGCCCGACGCGCCTGGCGATGGAAGAGCACCGTCCCCGCCTCGGCGGGATCGCGTTCCAGCAGGCGCCGGTTGTGCGCCTCGAGCTCACGATTCTGCTCGTCGAGCTCGCGATTCTCCTCGGCGAGCTCTAGGCGGGTGGCCTCCAGCTCGGTGACGCGCGCCTGAAGCTCGCGACAGCGCTGGGCCAGGGCCTCGCGGGCGCCCTGCTCCTCGCGGACCTCGGCGGCCCGTTCGGCATGGCTCGCCTCCAGCTCGACGCGACGCCGCTCCAGCTCGGCCAGCCGGGACTGCAGGGCATCCTGCTGCACGCGGGACTCCCGCAACAGGCCCAGCAGGGCCGCCGCGCGCTGCTCCAGCCGTTCCAGCAGGTGGGTTGAGCGTTCCTCGTTCACGTCCTGGCCCTCCAGTGCGCCATGCCCCTGACTCGTCCTGCCGTCGCCGTTTCCTGCCGGCCACGGCACATTCTGTCCAGTCTGTGCCAGGCGTGGCGTCGTGACAAATGTCGCCGACGGGCGACGCCATCAGCGCCGCTGCCCTTAATATCGACGGTACTGCACGAAATCATAGTGCGGCTGGCCCTCGGCAGGCTCGCCGGGCACGCGCTGCACCTCTTCCCACTCGCCCATGTCGATCGCGGGGAAGCGGGCATCGCCCTCGACCTCGATGTCCACCTCGGTGAGGTAGAGCCGGCTGGCGAAGGGCAGCGCCTGGGCGTAGATCTCGGCCCCGCCCATCACCATGATCTCCTCGACACCGTCGATGGTGGCCTGGTGGTCGGCCAGCGTCAGCGCGGCGGCCAGGTCGTGGCAGACCCGAACGCCGTCGGCATGGAAGTCGGGGTCGCGGGTCACCACGATGTTGAGCCGTCCGGGGAGCGCCCGGCCGATGGATTGATAGGTCTTGCGCCCCATCACCAGCGGCTTGGCCTGGGTGATCCGCTTGAAGAACTTCAGGTCCTCCGGCAGGT from Halomonas aestuarii encodes:
- a CDS encoding ProQ/FINO family protein, whose product is MNEERSTHLLERLEQRAAALLGLLRESRVQQDALQSRLAELERRRVELEASHAERAAEVREEQGAREALAQRCRELQARVTELEATRLELAEENRELDEQNRELEAHNRRLLERDPAEAGTVLFHRQARRAQGLSALIGHRPRKQAGEVADAPADPEEGVSVTPTEPAAVPAVPADPPVEASTEVRSEVTGAGTTPELDIGEAPSPQALLDQWYRRYSSTFFKGHTRPLKVGIHEELSAREPWPEKLVRRALACYVNLPRYLKSVREGAWRLDLAGEPAGQVDAAAAEHAHRKLERLQADRRNPGRSARPRAKGGAKGREAAPGHRGADGQGGPGGQGPSSGEPPSGAETPDRQRASSSASPNPASPSPGAPERRGPATLDEKLSALLAKHNQR
- a CDS encoding dihydrofolate reductase, with translation MTDETLVPVAMIAAMDRNRVIGVDNQLPWYLPEDLKFFKRITQAKPLVMGRKTYQSIGRALPGRLNIVVTRDPDFHADGVRVCHDLAAALTLADHQATIDGVEEIMVMGGAEIYAQALPFASRLYLTEVDIEVEGDARFPAIDMGEWEEVQRVPGEPAEGQPHYDFVQYRRY